The window GCTTTAGGCTACAGATTGCATGATATCCTTGTAACAGACTACAAAAAACTGGGTACACTTTTGAAAAAGTAAGTATTAATAAAAAACAGGGTACATAAGACAGATACCCCCTAAACACAATTTCAAGTACTTTACTCCCATCAAAGAGAAGTCTATGCTAAAAGCACCACAGAATAATTAACACTATGAGCTATCGTCCACCTATGCATACTGGAAAAAATCAGCAAGGTCGTATGCATTTTCACAAGTGCGTGCAAATTCTATGCATAttccttttttactttttaacaAAGAGATGAAAATCCGCCTAGAAGAACATGTAGACTAGATATACCAGTCAACTTGTGATTTAGCATCAAAGTAAAAGGCAGCTTAGGCTAAATAGAAACTAGATAAGAGAAGACACAGACTCCTTTCAAGCACTTCCGAAGATTCAACTCGTTTGAGACAGTTGAAGCTATAAAGAAGCTACACTTTACAAGCAGCACTTTCTATTTACGTGTTTCATATGTTTTCTATCTTATAATGTCTGCATAACCTTTTTGGTTTACAAGGTACGGGAGCATGAAAATCACAGAAAGCTAATCGCCATTGATAATTTTTGCAGTCTCAACAAAATGACATAGTTAATAAATATAAAAGATGCAGATTGTTTGATTTGGTGCTTGCGAGCACTATTTGTATGTCTTCTCGGCTTTGCCACCTTTATTCAGTTTTCTGATTACTTTCCAACCTTTTGAACAGGACAAGATGCTAACTGTCACATCTTATACTGATATTCTTATACTGCTCATGATATGAAAGCAGTACTTTTGTTGTATAGAGAGAACAAGATCATTTAAGACAAAAAATATAGGTTTTCCTTTTATTGCCAGAAGAGAAATAGACTTGACTCGTGAAGGAAAATGATGGACTATGCTACAATTGCAGAGAATGAAATGTGACATGCCCTAGTTATCTATGGAAAGGTAGTAGGCATAATTTCTGATGTAGATATTCTTATAGCATTGGTGGAGCATCAAACTCAAGAAGTGAAGCCACTAATTAATAAATAAGGGGATACTACTAGTGAAACCTAATGAACAAATATGCCTAGCAAGCTACAATTGTCATGCTCTGCTAGTTACAAATGTAGCCAACTCAAAGAAACTAATGTCATCTTGTCAGTGGGTCTCTTCAAATAGCTGCTAAAACAATTTCATCTGCCCACAAACAATTAACTAGCAGATCAATTGTACCCAATTTGATGAATCTTTTATAAATGGTGTCATAGGATTTAgaaagatttgagaagtaaaACATCCAATCCATCAGCAGATAGAGTCCCCCACTGACACAAAAGCAAAGAAATTCTGTGCCAGAAGTAGAAGATCACTCTTCAATGATACAATTATGCACAGTGCAGATATATTTGCGCAAAAGGAGAGTACAGGGTGTCAAGACATCTTATGTCGAAATTAAAGTGCTACTACATTTGCAATTAGACCCCTCCTATAAATGATTGAGACTCTGCAAAAGTCAAGAGTTAGCTGATTGAAATCTGAACACACATGACCAGACGATAAACACTGCTAGCCTGCTACTATTGCCAGGATATTGCTAAACAGCTAAGTACCGCAgcctcaaataaatatattttaactTAAACCCAATGCATTTTTAGTGGATGAGAAAATCAGTTTACCACAGTCCTTTTAATGTTGATTTCCAAGATCAATTCAACAGTCCCGAGTAATAAGGCTATGAAAAAAAAAGGCATTAAGAAATGAAAGAGCTGCAACAAACATCACAACGACGACAATTGATGCACCTGATAATGGAGGAGACATTTATAAGACGTCAAAAACTTATTAACTATTCTGTCAAAGAACAACAATAAAGGCAGAAAGGCATGGCCGCAAATGTTCTAGAACAGTAATCCCCTTGCTGCTTTAAGTTTAAGGAGAAAATCTCATGGTGGTTCCTGGATCACATGGAGGCAATTAACTCTTAAAGGCTTCAAATCATTAAAACACACTTTCAAGAGCCAAATGTCAAGATAGCACTAACTTGCCTTCTAAATGCAAATGACCAACATTATCTTACAGATGGTCTCCTGCGGAGAAAAGTTTGAGATGCCTGGAGCGTTACTTTAAGTTGCTCGGATACTGTAAATCCCCGACCTTCCATCAATCCTTGGAACTTTTGAGCATCTTGTACAAATCCACCAGCTATAAGTGACTGTATAATCCTCTCAAATTCTTCTGGTCCCAACTGCTCCTTTTTGGCCTCCAAAACTCCAAGAGCTTGAAGAGCCTTTTTCTCAGCATTAGCTCTTGCATACATGTCACATAGACTAATATGAACCTTAAATGGAGGAGCCTCACCCTGCTCAGCAATCTTATCCAAGAGTTGTTCAGCTTCATCAATTAGCTGCATTTTACCCATCCAATCCACCAAAACAGAGTAAGTAGCCACCCCAGGCTCAAAACCATCTTTCTCAAGCTCCATTAGAAGATTTAAGGCTTTATCCAATAGGTTcttcttctcataagctgctatcATGCTAGCAGTGCATCTATCATCTGGCTTGTGCCCAAGTTTAATCATGTAATCAAAATTATGCCTTGCCTGATCAGGGTCACCAGCTTTGCCAAATGCCTCAACAAGTAATGTACATGACTCTAAAGTGGGCTGAAACCCTGAAAACTGCATTGTAGTTGCTATTCTTTGGGCTCCATTAACATCACCACGCTGAGCAAATGACCTTAGGAGGGCCATAAAAATCTCCTTAGAGGGCTTGATGTCTCTTGCCTCCATTTCCCTCATCAATGATTCACCCAACTTTGGTTCGCCAGCATTTACATAGGCTAAGATCATGGAATTGTAAACTCCCATGTCTGGTAGGAATCCTTGAGTCCTCAAGCTTTCGAATGCAGCTTTTGCCTGATCCAGATCACCTGCTTTGCTGTACATGTGAACCATGGTTGTTGATGTGAGAATATCAGGTACAATTCCATTTTCACTCATCTTTTTGATAATTCTCTCAGCATCTGCTAGGCGGTTGTCTCTAGCATGGGCATCAATGAGTTTGGAGTAGTCACGTATGTTTGTTTGGAAGGACTCTTCACCGAGCACATGTTCTGCAATCTAAACAAGTTCAATAAAAATCAGACTTACCCAATACTTAAAGAACAATTTAAACTTCATCAAAAACATAAAAACAATTTAAATAcagaattttcaaaatatttggtTATTGATGCAACAGTGGGTCAAATATTTCTATATCGGCAAAAGTTATAATTTCACTAACTTCTTTGTAAGCATTTCACTAACTAATCTAACTCCATCCTTGCGTTCCTCACAGGATGAACAGGAAACAAGAAAACCATACAGATTGCAGCACTACACCAGTGCATAAGACCACAAGGCGGCAGATACTTCTTATCTCAAGATTATTTTGCCCAACGTGTGAAGATTTCATCATAACAATCCTACTTACTTAACTGGAAGAACCCAAAAAAGTTAGAAGAAACCTAATCTGATTATAAATTCCTATATTTCTCTACATTATCAGTAAGATGAAAAGGCATTCAAGAACAAGTGAATTAAGGATATTAACTTAAAGTCTCCAACATTTTGTAGGGCCATTATCTAGTTTGATTTTGTTCTAAAAATTGAGTCGCTGACTTTGATGTGTCAGACAAATACAGTCAGAGtaaaaagcaactcaaaaactaAAGAAGTAAAAATATAACGACAGATGTAATCAGATAAAAAATGTTCACACCAGATATCATGGCATAGGACATTGAGCAAAGAGCCATAGACTTGATAATCTGGTAATTTTGCTTCATTTTGATAATAAGTGTCTGATATGCTCAAAATGTTTCTAGTTTGGCTTATATACCATAATCTACTTCTTGTCTAGTGTCTGACTATATGTGCAAATTGATAGGCCATTtctttcttctgcttcttcctctatCTTTTGGTCTTTTATGCTTTTTGAAAAGGTTTTCTATATATGTTCCTCCGCGCATGTACACTTTTTGAAAAAGAAGTTCAACATTTCTTGAACAATACTTTTTCTTTTCTAACAATacttaatttcataagaaaaaggTTGCTTTGGTACAATAGATTGAGGACTGGCAAATTTATAAAGTTAACTAGAATGTGCAGAATGACGTAAAAAAAGCATATAGAAATAAAAATTACTAAGAAAAATGTATGCCCTTAGCTAATGCCTTTGCTTGGATCCAAGTATATTTATGAGCATTATCATACTATCAGGCATTTCCTTGAGCCGACTGTCTATTGGAAACACGCTcgctaccttcacaaggtagggataaagcttgcgtacacactaccctccccagacctcacttgtgagattacactaGGTTTATTGTTGTGGTTGTTATCATACTATCAGGCACAAGCTCGTGATCCTAAATTCTCTAGATTTGTTGCGTGGACCCCACTTGACACTACAACAATGGTAGGAATGAAAGTCAAAATGCACGACAATTATTCAAAATCATGCAACTAAAAAAAACTTAACAAGGAAGGAATACCTTCAAATATAGATGAGGATTTCGTTCCTTCAATCTATCAAGTAAATTGACCCAGTCTACCCTGGTAGGTTGGAGAAGTTCTACCCACTCAGCTAGAAGTAGAGAGGCATCATCTTCCTCTTGTGAAGCAAGGATTTTGTCAGTAACAATTTTGCACTTGCCAGCTATTGGTTTTGGTTCTTGAGGCCATATGATTTTTTCAGCTTCATGAATCTTATCGGCCACTGCAGACCATTTCGAATTAGACAAATCAAGTCCATAAATCTTGTAGTTAAGCTTCCCACGCCTTTTCGGAAGAGACACAACTTTAGGCTCCTCCTCTGCACCAACACTGTCCTGCTCCACGGCCATGGCCCCAATACCACCATATGAGCTCCCTTCTTGAGCTGATTTTTCTTCCTCTTCCTTAAGACGTTCAAGACTCTGATAAAACTCACTCTCCTCCATCTTCTCACGTGCCCATTTGAACCTATACTCCCTAAGCATGTCTCCACGTATACCCACTTCACCAGCAAACCTACACATCTCCTTAACTTCCTCAGCTTGAAGAAAGTTCTTCATTT is drawn from Nicotiana tabacum cultivar K326 chromosome 9, ASM71507v2, whole genome shotgun sequence and contains these coding sequences:
- the LOC107797256 gene encoding uncharacterized protein LOC107797256 — translated: MNMKHLISKQTINNLSKLNGNIRILSQYPHFHQNAPITTSSITPSICSTKYRTDLFQPQNPKFRKMEYWGNKRFVHTAEEMVSESETESEDDATMNDFLSRFVWIMRGKLVEVYPDFEKKTIDGMLLVIVGKVVSELEKGGFDQMMGSAVAASEDFSEDLWKTVWEVSNVVLEDMEKAKRKEKMKNFLQAEEVKEMCRFAGEVGIRGDMLREYRFKWAREKMEESEFYQSLERLKEEEEKSAQEGSSYGGIGAMAVEQDSVGAEEEPKVVSLPKRRGKLNYKIYGLDLSNSKWSAVADKIHEAEKIIWPQEPKPIAGKCKIVTDKILASQEEDDASLLLAEWVELLQPTRVDWVNLLDRLKERNPHLYLKIAEHVLGEESFQTNIRDYSKLIDAHARDNRLADAERIIKKMSENGIVPDILTSTTMVHMYSKAGDLDQAKAAFESLRTQGFLPDMGVYNSMILAYVNAGEPKLGESLMREMEARDIKPSKEIFMALLRSFAQRGDVNGAQRIATTMQFSGFQPTLESCTLLVEAFGKAGDPDQARHNFDYMIKLGHKPDDRCTASMIAAYEKKNLLDKALNLLMELEKDGFEPGVATYSVLVDWMGKMQLIDEAEQLLDKIAEQGEAPPFKVHISLCDMYARANAEKKALQALGVLEAKKEQLGPEEFERIIQSLIAGGFVQDAQKFQGLMEGRGFTVSEQLKVTLQASQTFLRRRPSVR